The genomic stretch CCCGGCGGTGCGCGAGCTCCGGCCCTATCACATCGAGGACGCCGCGGGCCTCATCAAGCTCGACGCCATGGAGAACCCCCACCCGTGGCCGGCCGAGTTGCGCGGGGCCTTTGTCGAGGCGCTGCGCTCGGTCGAGCTCAACCGTTACCCCGACGGTGAGGCGCGGGCCCTGAAGCAGCGGCTGCGGGGCTATCTCGGCCTTTCGGACGACACCGGCCTCCTGCTCGGGAACGGCTCCGATGAGCTGATCCAGATGGTCGGTCTGACCGTCGGCGGACCGGGCCGCTGCCTCCTCTGTCCGGAGCCGAGCTTTTCGATGTACCGCATCCTGGCCGCGGTCACCGGCATGCGGTATGTCGGGGTCCCGCTGCGTGGCCGGGACTTCGATCTGGACCATGAGGCGATGCAGAGGGCGATCGATCGGCACCAGCCGGCCGTGGTCGTGTTGAGCTACCCCAACAACCCGACCGGCAATCTCTTCGAGCGCCGATCGATCGAGGCCGTCATCGAAGCCAGTCCGGGGCTCGTGCTCATCGACGAGGCGTATTTCGACTTCTCCGGTGAGACGTTGCTCGACCGGGTCACCGGAAGGCCCCCGGTCCTGGTACTGCGGACCCTTTCCAAGATCGGCCTGGCCGGGCTGCGCGTGGGTTTCCTCATCGGAGACCCGCAGTGGCTGGCCGAGATCAATAAGGTACGCCTCCCCTATAACATCGGCGCCCTGTCGCAGGCAAGCGCCGATTGGGTCCTGTCCCATGCCGAGGTATTGCGCGAGCAGGCGCTCCGCATCCGCCGCGATCGCGATGCCCTGTGCTCGGCCCTGCGACGTTTCGAGGTCCTCGAGGTGTGGGTGAGCCACACCAATTTCCTCCTGGTGCGTGCGCCGGGGCAGGGCGAGTCGCTCCACGGCGGACTGAAAGCGGAGGGCATTCTGGTCAAATCACTGCACGGCGCGCATCCCCTCCTGGCAGACTGCATCCGCGTCACGGTCGGCAGCGCCGAAGAAAACCAGGCCCTGCTCGCGGCCCTGGCGCGTCGGCTGTAGCGCGCTCGGTTCGTACTGTCGCACGCCGGGAAGAGCGACGCAGATCCCGGCACCTGCGGCGTTCCGACTGCGTCGCCGGGATTCGGCTGCGCCTCTTCCCAGTAGCTACAAGACCATCGCGGTCAAGCGACTCTTAGCCCGACTTAGCCGATTCGGGGGGTACCGAGGTCCTAAGTGATTGATATCACTCATAGGGACCCCGCTAGGTCTGCACTACAGGGCGGTGGCTGATGACTGGCTGGCGGTGATCTTGGGCGGCGGTTGGGCGGGGAGCTCGAGCGCGAGTTTGTCCAACAGCAGCGT from Pseudomonadota bacterium encodes the following:
- the hisC gene encoding histidinol-phosphate transaminase — protein: MNPDRGPSGTSPEPGLNRWVRPAVRELRPYHIEDAAGLIKLDAMENPHPWPAELRGAFVEALRSVELNRYPDGEARALKQRLRGYLGLSDDTGLLLGNGSDELIQMVGLTVGGPGRCLLCPEPSFSMYRILAAVTGMRYVGVPLRGRDFDLDHEAMQRAIDRHQPAVVVLSYPNNPTGNLFERRSIEAVIEASPGLVLIDEAYFDFSGETLLDRVTGRPPVLVLRTLSKIGLAGLRVGFLIGDPQWLAEINKVRLPYNIGALSQASADWVLSHAEVLREQALRIRRDRDALCSALRRFEVLEVWVSHTNFLLVRAPGQGESLHGGLKAEGILVKSLHGAHPLLADCIRVTVGSAEENQALLAALARRL